acaatagcATTCAGCCATCCTTTGTCCTGTGAAGACAGATGAAGGTCACACGTTGCCGATGGCAACAGGAAAGACACTGACAGAACCTCAATAGCATCACTGGACACCGCCCACCCACAAAGTAAGAGAAGCAGTACATGGAATCTGCCGACATCTAAAAAAGAAGCCCATCAAAAAAACAGCCACACATGTgacaggcatgcacacacaaacccacCCATTCACATATGCAAGCATATGAACTACTACACAATTTATGGTGTCTGACTTATGATCTATATTTGACGAGAAAGAAAACTCCAGAAATATTGCACACTTGGCCAGATAAAAACATGATGCAAGCCTATGTCACTGTACAATTACAAAATGGAGCAAAAACAGTACTTACCAATAACAAGAAGACTCTCTTCATATGTCAGTGTGGTTTGAGCATTCAGGACTGGTTTGAGACCACCTGAAAACAATCTTTAAGAACTTCGAAAAAGACGAGAAAATTATAAGAcattctgttttaaaagttgacaataataTTCACTATATCTTTCATTCTTCATTAGTTGAATAGCTCAAAATTGTCTACTACAAATATGTCCCAGCTATGTCTGCTATAAACTTTTTCACagatcaatttttttcacaatgtttgCAATACTAGAGTAATAGCTGAAATGTTAGAGGTAAGTAGGAACTATAAGTACTAGAGAGCAATGGTGCATTTAGAATTCTAACTCCCATATTCAAACATTCTGAAGATCAGCATAAGAAACTGCACTCAAACTATTCCATGTTTGCCCTCCAGACTTGttaatattgtttacaaaaacaagagTTTTGACTTAATAACGATGCTTTCTTTCTATACACGGGTGATGCTGAGTGGGTCTGGGTGATGAGAGGcgtattatttatttgtatattcaCACAAGTGCCGTTTACTAAATTACATCCCTATTCAATCATCAACATATCAATAAAATGACTAAATTAAAAAGGTTTCATGAAATGTTGCCTGAGGCATAGAGATCTTCGATACCTTGACAATAGCGGGTCTCTCCATCACCCAGCAGCTTAGTCTCTTCATCCCCCGTCAAtccatcgtcgtcgtcctcaaCACCGTTGCTTTTGACTCGGCTGGTTGCTGAGTCATCCATAGGAACTGGGACAATGTAAAACCTTCGAGGACTTCTTACATCAGACCCTATGGAAGATGCAGCCCCCTACTGACTCCAAAAGCTACCACAGGCTAGCGCATtgtgattgtatatatatatacaaggaAAGTAAACCTTGACAAATTAAAATTTCGCTTACATCGCCAAGCACACTGATTGTTTTAGAATTAACATCGTGCAAGTACACTATACTATAAAATAGTCTCTACTGGATATAACGCTGAAAATAATCCACAGGCTCCATTAAACTGGACAGCAAAAAGGAGTTGGTGGATTTGTTTGTTATCAAGAGATGAAAGGTCCGAAGCGACGTGGATGCGGGAGATAACTCTTTCTGAACACGACGGGTAAACAATGCCCCGTCCAACTGTCCTCGCTCAGCACTTCAGAGCGTTGAGCAAGTGCACGGTTTCAAACTGTCCACAGATCAACACCAGTATCAGAAGCGCTTTCGGTAATATTGATATATCTCTTATTGTCATGAAGATTTTCTTgacgatatttttttaaaggctatatatatattggacgAAGGTCGCCGTTAATACGTCGGAATCGAGTTTAATCCCTGCGGTCAGACTCATCTCGTATTCATAGTAGTTTTTTTCCCCGCTTTGTACTGCCTAAACAAGCGACCGTTGCCTGTATTTGCTTTTCTTATAAGCGAGTAATACGGTATCTGCAATGGAATTTTCTCTCTACTAttaaggaagaagaaaaatacccTCGTGATAATCGTCATCGTTAGTAGCAGCACCAGTAGCTTAATTATCAGATCAGTAGTCTAAATTACTCAAAGTTGCTTTATACTTAAACTAGcaagcaacattaaaaaaaagttcaacaaagtttttatgttgttttgatTACTTGTCTTCGCTCAGCATCTCAAATACTTTTTGGAGCTTTTGTAGTTATATTTCCAAATATACTGAGCAGCTATTTCATGTGTTAGATacttttttatcagtttattattatatgaaatataaaagtcGAGGTTAAAAGGCAGAGAGATTAATGTCTCAAAATGATTCACAGCAGTCATTTACAAGCACATCAGCATAATATAAGTCAATAAAGGCAGGTTAAGAtattgtcaaagaaaaaagtgactCACTGATGAAAATGAACTTGTCCTGTACTTAGAATCCTTACTACATTTTCTATTCGGCTTGTATATTTTATCAGCTAGAAGTTTAAAGGTGTACATGGAAATACATTGTTTTGTGGCAGAATTTCAAATTTGCTTTCTATTTATCTCACAGGTTTGCTTGTACCTTTCAACCTAAGAATagtgttttcatgtttacacCAGATCAAAGTGCCAGAAAAACACCATTGCCTGCACACTTAGCATTGATGATGAGTACGCATGTAAAGGGAGGAGATCGATGTGGAGATGAGGATTGCAAAGAGCTTGTCCGAGTGTTTCACGATAAATCTAACAAGCAGTTCTTCATTGACCTGTCACCACATGGTAATCTGTGTGTGCTCTTTAAGTATCCATGTCTGTAAGGTTTTGTTTCCATATGTATATGCCtatagatatgtatatatgtgagTGATTACGTGAATATGTGAGAGATGCTTTCTTGTTAGAATTTTTGCCATACCAAGACTTAAAGCAGACTTTCAATGCACATAAA
The Pomacea canaliculata isolate SZHN2017 linkage group LG2, ASM307304v1, whole genome shotgun sequence genome window above contains:
- the LOC112558363 gene encoding protein NATD1-like, which encodes MPRPTVLAQHFRALSKCTVSNCPQINTSIRSAFDQSARKTPLPAHLALMMSTHVKGGDRCGDEDCKELVRVFHDKSNKQFFIDLSPHAKAILQYKTEGQHRVNLFNTEVPKEFQKRGIAGRLAKVVLDHFSANKTYMRLSCSYLQNYVHRCPQSQHMKWILRKDGSTPC